The Pseudomonas sp. FP2309 genome has a window encoding:
- a CDS encoding histidine kinase famiy protein — translation MASKKKPTVDKLDLPALSSSRNDLFFAAMQTSRSAMIVTDPAQPDNPIIFANQAFLALTGFEHHEVIGRNCRLLQGPDTDKRALRKVQAALAHQHEACVELLNYRKDGSTFWNELFISPMFNERGQLVCFFASQLDVSRRHDAESRVRRAQDLEALGQLTGGIAHDFNNLLQVMVGYLELIQQSAKRPGSDSERIVKSAGRARAAAEKAQSLTQQLLAFSRKQRLDSRVINLNVCLNRPDFIRRALHDVNLRLDLARDLWNCRIDPTQAELAVQHLLSNAQDALEGVTNPTVVVKSRNVQVPGDAEGQRDGLAPGGYVSLSVADNGKGMTTDIQEKVLQPFFTTKEEGKGSGLGLSMVYGFVKQSGGTARIESSAGKGTTVRLYFPADDNQLWVDSPPAATPTLQGGERILIVEDRPEVAELAQVTLSEYGYQTDTAHNATEALSLLERMPYDLVFSDLIMPGTMNGAALAREVKRLYPHTRVLLTTGYAKDSLERTDIQVHEFELLPKPYQHADLLTKIRTLLDVPPPIGAEH, via the coding sequence CCGTCGACAAACTTGATTTGCCGGCGCTTTCGTCAAGCAGGAACGACCTGTTTTTCGCGGCCATGCAAACCAGCCGTAGCGCGATGATCGTGACGGACCCCGCTCAGCCCGACAACCCGATTATTTTCGCCAACCAAGCGTTTCTGGCCCTCACCGGGTTTGAACACCACGAGGTCATTGGGCGCAACTGCAGGCTGCTGCAAGGGCCGGACACTGACAAGCGCGCCTTGCGTAAGGTGCAGGCCGCGTTGGCGCATCAACACGAGGCGTGCGTGGAGCTGCTCAATTATCGCAAGGACGGCTCGACCTTTTGGAATGAGCTTTTCATTTCGCCGATGTTCAACGAACGGGGGCAACTGGTGTGCTTTTTCGCGTCTCAGCTAGACGTAAGCCGCCGACATGATGCCGAGTCGCGGGTGCGGCGCGCGCAGGACCTGGAAGCGCTGGGGCAACTGACCGGCGGCATTGCCCACGATTTCAACAACCTGCTGCAGGTCATGGTCGGCTACCTCGAACTGATCCAGCAGAGCGCAAAGCGCCCCGGCAGCGACTCAGAGCGCATCGTCAAAAGTGCCGGTCGTGCCAGGGCGGCAGCAGAGAAGGCGCAAAGCTTGACGCAACAGTTGCTGGCGTTTTCACGTAAGCAACGACTCGATAGCCGCGTGATCAATCTGAACGTTTGCCTGAACCGCCCTGATTTCATTCGACGAGCGTTGCACGACGTTAATCTGCGGTTGGACCTCGCGCGTGATCTGTGGAACTGCCGCATTGATCCCACGCAGGCTGAGCTGGCGGTCCAGCACTTGCTATCCAACGCGCAGGATGCGCTGGAGGGGGTCACCAACCCGACCGTGGTCGTCAAGTCTCGTAACGTTCAGGTACCGGGCGATGCAGAGGGCCAACGGGATGGATTGGCACCAGGTGGCTATGTGAGCCTATCGGTCGCCGACAATGGAAAAGGGATGACCACGGATATCCAGGAAAAAGTTTTGCAGCCGTTCTTCACGACCAAGGAGGAGGGCAAGGGCTCGGGGCTGGGGCTGTCAATGGTGTATGGCTTCGTTAAACAGTCAGGCGGCACCGCCCGGATCGAGTCATCCGCGGGAAAGGGGACAACGGTGCGCCTGTATTTTCCAGCCGACGATAACCAGCTCTGGGTCGACAGCCCCCCCGCAGCCACCCCCACGCTTCAGGGGGGCGAGCGCATTCTGATTGTAGAAGACCGGCCTGAGGTCGCCGAGTTGGCGCAGGTGACGTTATCTGAATACGGTTATCAAACGGACACCGCGCACAACGCCACCGAGGCGCTGAGCCTGCTCGAGCGCATGCCTTACGACCTTGTGTTCAGTGACTTGATCATGCCGGGCACGATGAATGGGGCGGCACTGGCTCGTGAGGTGAAGCGCTTGTACCCGCACACGCGGGTCTTGCTGACGACCGGCTATGCCAAGGATTCGCTGGAACGCACCGATATTCAAGTGCACGAGTTCGAGCTGCTTCCCAAGCCTTATCAGCATGCCGATCTGCTCACAAAAATCCGCACTTTACTCGACGTGCCGCCCCCGATCGGCGCTGAACACTAG